In Haliscomenobacter hydrossis DSM 1100, the DNA window CGGCAGGCTGGAAAAGCCCGGTTTTGTTCATTCACGGAGACGATGACCGCAATGTTATTTTTAGTGAAACAGAGGACATGATCAAGGTGTTGCGCCAGCGGAAAGTGCCTTTTGAGCAATTGATTTTTCCGGATGAAGTGCACAGTTTTTTGCTCCAGCGCAGTTGGGTAAAGGCTTATGAGGCGACTTTTGAGTTTTTGGATCGGCAAATGAAGCAGAAATAATTTGTATTTTTGACGCATGACCAACAGGAAATACCCAATCGGCATACAGGATTTTCGGGAAATCAGGAGCGGCAATTATCTCTATGTTGACAAAACCGACCTGATTCACCAACTGCTCAGCAGTGGCAAATACTTTTTTCTATCCCGTCCGCGTCGTTTTGGAAAATCACTGCTGTTGTCTACAATCAAAGAAATTTATTCAGGTAGCCGGGATTTATTCACCGGATTACGGATTGAAAACGAATGGGATTGGGAACAAAAGTATTCGGTCATTCACCTCAAATTTAGCTCGGTCAATTATCAAAAACTGGGTTTGTATGCTGCCCTTTCCAACGAAATTGTTTCTATTGCTCAAAATTTTTCCATTCAACTGATAAACAAGGAGTTGAAGGACCAATTCCGGGAGTTATTGGAAAAAATGGGACGACAGCAAAAAGTGGTGCTGATCATCGATGAATACGACAAACCCATCATCGACTATTTAGAAAATCAGGAAAAAGCCCTCGAAAACCGTTCTTTACTCAAGCAGTTTTATTCTGTCATCAAAGATGCCGATCCTTTCATCGAATTCATGCTCATCACCGGGGTGAGTAAGTTTTCTAAGGTCAGCATCTTTTCCGATTTGAACAACCTCAAGGATTTGACGCTCAATGTACGGTTTAACAATCTGGTTGGCATTACACAGTCAGAATTGCTCCATCAATTTAGGGATCGTATAAATGACATAGCGGAGAGCCAATCGTTATCCTCAGACGAATTGATTGAAAAAATAAAATACTGGTACAATGGTTACCGTTGGGGCGGCAAGGATACGATTTACAACCCCTTCTCTCTGCTCAATTACCTCCAGGATGGACAGTTCAACAACTACTGGTTTGAGACCGGAACCCCGACTTTTTTGGTTGAACTACTCCGTCAGGAGGGCAATTTCAACTTGGATGAGCAAGGGTTTGCCTCCTTGTTGGCTTTATCCAGTTTTGACATTGAGCAAATCAATACCCAAACGGTACTGTTTCAAACGGGTTACCTGACCATTAATGACCTCAATTTTGAAGAGGGCTGGTGTACCCTGCACTACCCCAATAAGGAAGTAAAAGCGAGTTTGGAGCAACTAC includes these proteins:
- a CDS encoding ATP-binding protein encodes the protein MTNRKYPIGIQDFREIRSGNYLYVDKTDLIHQLLSSGKYFFLSRPRRFGKSLLLSTIKEIYSGSRDLFTGLRIENEWDWEQKYSVIHLKFSSVNYQKLGLYAALSNEIVSIAQNFSIQLINKELKDQFRELLEKMGRQQKVVLIIDEYDKPIIDYLENQEKALENRSLLKQFYSVIKDADPFIEFMLITGVSKFSKVSIFSDLNNLKDLTLNVRFNNLVGITQSELLHQFRDRINDIAESQSLSSDELIEKIKYWYNGYRWGGKDTIYNPFSLLNYLQDGQFNNYWFETGTPTFLVELLRQEGNFNLDEQGFASLLALSSFDIEQINTQTVLFQTGYLTINDLNFEEGWCTLHYPNKEVKASLEQLLMDAFRYGNGKSLPLILQLRQALLGNNLEEVMSIINAAFSSIPYDLWRGATELHYHALVHLTFSLLGNYLQSEVHSAKGRCDALVQTPSHIYAFEFKLDESAAVAVQQILSKGYLEPYQLDKRKKIAVGLNFLAEERKVGEFLWRAV